The Rhodococcus sp. X156 genome window below encodes:
- a CDS encoding ATP-dependent Clp protease ATP-binding subunit gives MFERFTDRARRVVVLAQEEARMLNHNYIGTEHILLGLIHEGEGVAAKSLESLGISLEGVRSQVEEIIGQGQQAPSGHIPFTPRAKKVLELSLREALQLGHNYIGTEHILLGLIREGEGVAAQVLVKLGADLNRVRQQVIQLLSGYQGKEPAESGGRGSEGTPSTSLVLDQFGRNLTQAAREGKLDPVIGREKEIERVMQVLSRRTKNNPCLIGEPGVGKTAVVEGLAQAIVTGEVPETLTDKQLYTLDLGSLVAGSRYRGDFEERLKKVLKEIRTRGDIILFIDEIHTLVGAGAAEGAIDAASILKPMLARGELQTIGATTLDEYRKYVEKDAALERRFQPVQVGEPSVEHTIEILKGLRDRYEAHHRVSITDGALVAASTLADRYISDRFLPDKAIDLIDEAGARMRIRRMTAPPDLREFDEKIANTRREKESAIDAQDFEKAASLRDTEKQLLSQKSEREKQWRAGDLDVVAEVDDEQIAEVLGNWTGIPVFKLTEEETTRLLRMEDELHKRIIGQREAVTSVAKAIRRTRAGLKDPKRPSGSFIFAGPSGVGKTELSKALANFLFGDDDALIQIDMGEFHDRFTASRLFGAPPGYVGYEEGGQLTEKVRRKPFSVVLFDEIEKAHQEIYNTLLQVLEDGRLTDGQGRTVDFKNTVLIFTSNLGTSDISKAVGLGFSSGSGADSNYDRMKQKVNDELKKHFRPEFLNRIDDIVVFHQLTSDEIVQMVDLMITRVETALKNKDMGIEITDQAKQLLAKRGFDPVLGARPLRRTIQREIEDQLSEKILFGEIQPGQIVVVDVENWDGEGTGEDAKFTFRGEAKPDSVPDAPPIDLAKAAEGGNTSESSSE, from the coding sequence ATGTTCGAGAGGTTCACTGACCGCGCCAGGCGCGTCGTCGTCCTGGCTCAAGAAGAAGCCCGGATGCTCAACCACAACTACATCGGTACCGAGCACATCTTGCTCGGCCTCATCCACGAGGGTGAGGGTGTCGCCGCCAAGTCGCTGGAGTCGCTCGGCATCTCCCTCGAGGGTGTGCGCAGCCAGGTCGAGGAGATCATCGGCCAGGGCCAGCAGGCGCCGTCCGGGCACATCCCGTTCACCCCGCGTGCCAAGAAGGTGCTGGAGCTCTCCCTCCGGGAGGCCCTGCAGCTCGGCCACAACTACATCGGCACCGAGCACATCCTGCTCGGTCTCATCCGCGAGGGTGAGGGTGTCGCCGCGCAGGTGCTGGTCAAGCTCGGCGCCGACCTCAACCGGGTCCGTCAGCAGGTCATCCAGCTGCTGTCGGGCTACCAGGGCAAGGAGCCCGCGGAGTCCGGCGGGCGCGGCAGCGAGGGCACCCCGTCCACGTCGCTGGTGCTCGACCAGTTCGGTCGCAACCTCACCCAGGCTGCCCGCGAGGGCAAGCTCGACCCGGTCATCGGGCGGGAGAAGGAGATCGAGCGGGTCATGCAGGTGCTGTCGCGGCGCACCAAGAACAACCCGTGCCTCATCGGTGAGCCGGGCGTCGGCAAGACCGCCGTGGTCGAGGGCCTCGCGCAGGCCATCGTCACCGGCGAGGTCCCCGAGACGCTCACCGACAAGCAGCTGTACACCCTGGACCTCGGTTCGCTGGTGGCCGGCAGCCGCTACCGCGGCGACTTCGAGGAGCGCCTGAAGAAGGTGCTCAAGGAGATCCGCACCCGCGGCGACATCATCCTGTTCATCGACGAGATCCACACCCTCGTCGGTGCTGGTGCGGCCGAGGGCGCGATCGACGCGGCCTCCATCCTCAAGCCGATGCTGGCTCGCGGTGAGCTGCAGACCATCGGTGCCACCACCCTGGACGAGTACCGCAAGTACGTGGAGAAGGACGCCGCCCTGGAGCGGCGCTTCCAGCCCGTGCAGGTGGGCGAGCCCAGCGTCGAGCACACCATCGAGATCCTCAAGGGTCTGCGTGACCGGTACGAGGCGCACCACCGCGTCTCCATCACCGACGGCGCCCTGGTGGCGGCGTCCACGCTGGCCGACCGCTACATCTCCGACCGCTTCCTGCCGGACAAGGCGATCGACCTGATCGACGAGGCCGGTGCCCGGATGCGCATCCGCCGGATGACCGCGCCGCCGGACCTGCGGGAGTTCGACGAGAAGATCGCGAACACGCGTCGGGAGAAGGAGTCCGCGATCGACGCGCAGGACTTCGAGAAGGCCGCCAGCCTGCGCGACACCGAGAAGCAGCTGCTCAGCCAGAAGAGCGAGCGCGAGAAGCAGTGGCGTGCCGGTGACCTGGACGTCGTGGCCGAGGTCGACGACGAGCAGATCGCGGAGGTCCTGGGTAACTGGACCGGTATTCCGGTGTTCAAGCTGACCGAGGAGGAGACCACTCGGCTGCTGCGCATGGAGGACGAGCTCCACAAGCGCATCATCGGTCAGCGTGAGGCAGTCACGTCTGTTGCCAAGGCAATTCGTCGCACGCGCGCCGGACTGAAGGACCCGAAGCGGCCCAGTGGCTCGTTCATCTTCGCCGGCCCGTCCGGTGTGGGAAAGACCGAGCTGAGCAAGGCGCTGGCGAACTTCCTCTTCGGTGACGACGACGCACTCATCCAGATCGACATGGGCGAGTTTCACGACCGCTTCACAGCGTCTCGGCTGTTTGGCGCCCCGCCCGGATACGTCGGTTACGAAGAGGGCGGACAGCTCACCGAGAAGGTGCGCCGCAAGCCATTCAGCGTGGTGCTGTTCGACGAGATCGAAAAGGCGCACCAGGAGATCTACAACACGCTCCTGCAGGTTCTCGAGGACGGCCGTCTCACTGACGGTCAGGGCCGCACGGTGGACTTCAAGAACACCGTGCTCATCTTCACGTCCAACCTGGGCACCAGCGACATCTCCAAGGCGGTCGGTCTCGGGTTCTCCAGCGGATCGGGTGCTGACTCCAACTACGACCGGATGAAGCAGAAGGTCAACGACGAGCTGAAGAAGCACTTCCGCCCGGAGTTCCTCAACCGCATCGACGACATCGTGGTCTTCCACCAGCTGACCTCGGACGAGATCGTGCAGATGGTCGACCTGATGATCACCCGGGTCGAGACGGCGCTGAAGAACAAGGACATGGGGATCGAGATCACCGACCAGGCGAAGCAGCTGCTCGCCAAGCGGGGCTTCGACCCGGTGCTGGGTGCACGGCCGCTGCGTCGCACCATCCAGCGCGAGATCGAGGACCAGCTGTCGGAGAAGATCCTCTTCGGCGAGATCCAGCCCGGCCAGATCGTGGTCGTGGACGTGGAGAACTGGGACGGCGAGGGCACGGGGGAGGACGCGAAGTTCACCTTCCGCGGCGAGGCCAAGCCCGACTCGGTTCCCGACGCACCGCCGATCGACCTGGCCAAGGCGGCTGAGGGCGGCAACACCTCGGAGTCCAGCTCCGAGTAG
- a CDS encoding TIGR03086 family metal-binding protein, which translates to MATPDEAPARELLQEGFDHFTRVVHQLPDDAWTNQTPCTDWTVRDLLNHVTAEHLWAPRLLAGETMAQVGDAYDGDVLGDDPEGTWDTVEIASREAWAAASDDTTVDLSFGPTPAGEYAEQMLLDLTVHAWDLARGAGVPDDTPDPAAVLHVLAYVRDNNLAGASVFGPPVETSSDNPMDQLVALLGRKP; encoded by the coding sequence ATGGCAACTCCCGACGAAGCCCCTGCCCGCGAGCTGCTCCAGGAGGGGTTCGACCACTTCACGAGGGTGGTGCACCAGCTGCCCGACGACGCGTGGACCAACCAGACGCCGTGCACGGACTGGACGGTGCGCGACCTGCTCAACCACGTGACGGCCGAGCACCTGTGGGCGCCGCGCCTGCTCGCCGGGGAGACCATGGCCCAGGTGGGTGACGCCTACGACGGCGACGTCCTGGGCGACGACCCGGAAGGCACGTGGGACACCGTGGAGATCGCCTCCCGGGAGGCGTGGGCGGCGGCGTCCGACGACACCACGGTGGACCTGTCCTTCGGGCCCACCCCGGCCGGGGAGTACGCCGAGCAGATGCTGCTGGACCTCACCGTGCACGCCTGGGACCTGGCCAGGGGCGCAGGAGTGCCGGACGACACGCCAGACCCGGCTGCGGTGCTGCACGTGCTGGCCTACGTCCGCGACAACAACCTCGCCGGTGCGTCGGTGTTCGGCCCGCCGGTGGAGACCAGCTCGGACAACCCGATGGACCAGCTGGTGGCGCTGCTGGGGAGGAAGCCCTGA
- a CDS encoding TIGR03557 family F420-dependent LLM class oxidoreductase, with amino-acid sequence MVRIGYTLLGEQASPKDLVANAVAAEQAGFDLAVASDHYFPWLDAQGHAPFVFSVLGAVAQATDTIDLMTYVTCPIKRYHPTVVAQMAATVDLLADGRFTLGLGSGENLNEHVTGGGWPPVNVRHEMLAEAIQIIQALFTGEYLSYRGDHYQVDSAKLWDVGTPPPKIGVAVSGPQSCELAGELADVMIGTEPKASLGEEFDLAGGAGKPRVGQVPVCYDPDRDTAVERAHELMRWFSLGWKVNSELPGTAAFAAASANTRPADVAESIACGPDVELFVEAVRPYVEAGYTEVALAQVGRGSQADFIRWAEAELLPELRKL; translated from the coding sequence ATGGTGCGCATCGGCTACACCCTGCTCGGGGAGCAGGCATCGCCCAAGGACCTGGTGGCCAACGCGGTGGCTGCCGAGCAGGCCGGCTTCGACCTCGCCGTCGCCAGCGACCACTACTTCCCGTGGCTGGACGCCCAGGGCCACGCGCCGTTCGTGTTCTCCGTGCTCGGCGCGGTCGCCCAGGCCACCGACACCATCGACCTGATGACCTACGTGACCTGCCCCATCAAGCGCTACCACCCGACGGTGGTCGCCCAGATGGCCGCTACCGTCGACCTGCTCGCCGACGGCCGGTTCACCCTGGGGCTGGGCTCCGGCGAGAACCTCAACGAGCACGTCACCGGTGGTGGGTGGCCCCCGGTGAACGTCCGCCACGAGATGCTGGCCGAGGCCATCCAGATCATCCAGGCGCTGTTCACCGGCGAGTACCTCAGCTACCGCGGCGACCACTACCAGGTCGACTCGGCCAAGCTGTGGGACGTGGGCACACCGCCACCCAAGATCGGGGTGGCGGTCTCCGGGCCGCAGTCGTGCGAGCTGGCCGGAGAGCTGGCCGACGTGATGATCGGCACCGAGCCCAAGGCTTCGCTGGGGGAGGAGTTCGACCTGGCCGGCGGTGCCGGCAAGCCCCGGGTCGGCCAGGTTCCGGTCTGCTACGACCCCGACCGGGACACCGCGGTGGAGCGGGCCCACGAGCTGATGCGCTGGTTCAGCCTGGGCTGGAAGGTCAACTCCGAGCTGCCCGGCACCGCGGCGTTCGCGGCGGCCTCGGCCAACACTCGTCCGGCGGACGTGGCCGAGTCGATCGCCTGTGGCCCGGACGTGGAGCTCTTCGTCGAGGCCGTGCGGCCCTACGTGGAGGCCGGGTACACCGAGGTGGCGCTGGCGCAGGTCGGGCGCGGATCCCAGGCCGACTTCATCCGGTGGGCCGAGGCCGAGCTGTTGCCCGAGCTGCGCAAGCTGTAG
- a CDS encoding DUF4352 domain-containing protein: protein MHLRPAAAALLAATTVLLGAGCSSAEPGEAVADPAAAETSPAAPAGEVGRAQAGGWKASVLGVEDPYTNPTSIFKPAAGTRWIALDVEVTNLTGQVKMVPTMLGFGLYDGDTRLTAPVGQGSLSDTLEPNASKRGKLVYQLPAEQPTRGLTLVVRGDLGTSSERSPITLP from the coding sequence ATGCACCTGCGCCCTGCGGCAGCCGCGCTGCTTGCTGCCACCACCGTGCTCCTCGGCGCGGGTTGCAGCTCCGCCGAGCCGGGCGAGGCGGTTGCCGACCCCGCTGCGGCGGAGACGAGCCCCGCGGCACCGGCTGGCGAGGTCGGCCGGGCCCAGGCCGGCGGCTGGAAGGCGAGCGTGCTCGGCGTCGAGGACCCGTACACCAACCCGACGTCGATCTTCAAGCCCGCGGCCGGCACCCGGTGGATCGCCCTGGACGTGGAGGTCACCAACCTCACCGGGCAGGTGAAGATGGTGCCCACCATGCTCGGGTTCGGCCTCTACGACGGTGACACCAGGTTGACCGCCCCGGTGGGCCAGGGGTCTCTGTCGGACACCCTGGAGCCCAACGCCTCCAAGCGCGGCAAGCTGGTCTACCAGCTGCCGGCGGAGCAGCCCACCCGCGGGCTCACGCTGGTGGTGCGCGGCGACCTCGGCACCAGCAGCGAGCGCTCCCCGATCACCCTGCCCTGA
- a CDS encoding antibiotic biosynthesis monooxygenase, which produces MAVVKINAIEVPEGAGAELEKRFAARAGAVEGSPGFLGFELLRPTGGDSRYFVYTRWEDEASYQAWAEGSGMAAHAGERAKPVATGASLLEFDVVLHVDPS; this is translated from the coding sequence ATGGCTGTTGTGAAGATCAACGCGATCGAGGTCCCCGAGGGCGCCGGAGCCGAGCTGGAGAAGCGCTTCGCGGCGCGGGCCGGAGCGGTGGAGGGCTCACCTGGCTTCCTCGGCTTCGAGCTGCTGCGCCCGACCGGCGGCGACAGCCGGTACTTCGTCTACACCCGCTGGGAGGACGAGGCCTCCTACCAGGCCTGGGCCGAGGGCTCGGGCATGGCGGCACACGCCGGCGAGCGGGCCAAGCCCGTGGCCACCGGTGCCTCGCTGCTGGAGTTCGACGTGGTGCTGCACGTCGACCCCAGCTGA
- a CDS encoding alpha/beta hydrolase — MLHDYGGAGPPILLLHGLMGRARTWVRCLPWLREHGHVWALDAAGHGDAPARGPWHTERFVADAAAAVERIDAGPVAVLGHSMGGLHAWCLAGTRPELVRALVVEDMAPDFRGRTAVGWMAQLEQWPVPFTDPEEVLAFFGPVAGRYFLESFDHRSDGWHLHGELAHWFAIAEHWGSRDHWAQWQAVRAPSLLLEAEHSFTPPGQMAQMAEVAAAPCTHLVVAGAGHLVHDDAPQAYQAAVEGLLRSLPAG, encoded by the coding sequence GTGCTGCACGACTACGGGGGTGCCGGCCCGCCCATCCTCCTGCTCCACGGGCTTATGGGACGGGCCCGCACCTGGGTTCGCTGCCTGCCGTGGCTGCGCGAGCACGGCCACGTCTGGGCCCTGGACGCCGCCGGCCACGGCGACGCGCCAGCGCGGGGCCCCTGGCACACCGAGCGCTTCGTCGCTGACGCCGCCGCCGCGGTGGAGCGCATCGATGCCGGCCCGGTCGCGGTGCTCGGGCACTCCATGGGTGGCCTGCACGCCTGGTGCCTGGCGGGGACCCGGCCCGAGCTGGTGCGCGCGCTGGTGGTGGAGGACATGGCACCGGACTTCCGGGGGCGCACCGCCGTGGGCTGGATGGCGCAGCTGGAGCAGTGGCCCGTGCCCTTCACCGACCCGGAGGAGGTGCTGGCGTTCTTCGGTCCGGTGGCCGGGCGCTACTTCCTGGAGAGCTTCGACCACCGCTCCGACGGCTGGCACCTGCACGGCGAGCTGGCGCACTGGTTCGCCATCGCCGAGCACTGGGGCAGCCGGGACCACTGGGCGCAGTGGCAGGCCGTGCGGGCGCCCAGCCTGCTGCTGGAGGCGGAGCACTCCTTCACCCCGCCCGGGCAGATGGCGCAGATGGCTGAAGTGGCTGCGGCGCCGTGCACGCACCTGGTGGTGGCCGGCGCCGGGCACCTGGTGCACGACGACGCGCCACAGGCCTACCAAGCGGCGGTGGAGGGGCTGCTGCGCTCGCTGCCAGCGGGCTAG
- a CDS encoding A/G-specific adenine glycosylase produces MDSDVLNTWFAATARALPWREPGTTAWGVLMSEVMLQQTPVARVAPVWLQWVRQWPTPADMAAASPAEVLRAWGRLGYPRRAVRLHACATAIVERHDGVVPSDVDTLLSLPGIGAYTARAVCCFAHGQRVPVVDTNVRRVVARAVHGRAEPGLPSTTRDLADVAAILPEDVPSAAVFSAALMELGATVCTARNPSCPQCPVRQECRWVALGRPASTEPRRPGQRFAGTDRQVRGLLMEVLRTSTTPVQRTQLDVVWPADPVQRDRALGSLLTDGLVEQTAAGLFALAGEGEPATS; encoded by the coding sequence GTGGACTCCGACGTGCTCAACACCTGGTTCGCCGCGACGGCGCGGGCGCTGCCGTGGCGGGAGCCCGGGACCACCGCCTGGGGGGTGCTGATGAGCGAGGTGATGCTCCAGCAGACCCCCGTGGCGCGGGTGGCACCGGTGTGGCTGCAGTGGGTGCGGCAGTGGCCGACGCCCGCCGACATGGCCGCGGCGTCGCCGGCCGAGGTGCTGCGCGCCTGGGGCCGGCTGGGCTACCCGCGCCGCGCCGTCCGGCTGCACGCCTGCGCCACCGCCATCGTCGAGCGCCACGACGGGGTGGTGCCCAGCGACGTGGACACCCTGCTGAGCCTGCCCGGCATCGGCGCCTACACCGCCAGGGCGGTGTGCTGCTTCGCCCACGGTCAGCGGGTGCCGGTGGTGGACACCAACGTGCGCCGGGTGGTGGCTCGGGCCGTGCACGGGCGCGCCGAGCCCGGCCTGCCCTCGACCACCCGTGACCTGGCCGACGTGGCCGCGATTCTGCCCGAGGACGTGCCCAGCGCCGCCGTGTTCTCCGCGGCGCTGATGGAGCTGGGCGCCACCGTGTGCACCGCCCGCAACCCCAGCTGCCCGCAGTGCCCGGTCCGTCAGGAGTGCCGGTGGGTGGCGCTGGGCCGCCCGGCCAGCACCGAGCCCCGCCGTCCCGGGCAGCGCTTCGCCGGTACCGACCGACAGGTGCGCGGGCTGCTGATGGAGGTGCTGCGCACCAGCACCACGCCGGTGCAGCGGACGCAGCTGGACGTGGTCTGGCCGGCTGACCCCGTGCAGCGCGACCGTGCGCTGGGTTCCTTGCTCACCGACGGGCTGGTGGAGCAGACCGCCGCCGGTCTGTTCGCACTGGCCGGCGAGGGCGAGCCGGCCACCAGCTAG
- the disA gene encoding DNA integrity scanning diadenylate cyclase DisA has product MSALRTTLARLAPGTGLREGLERILRGRTGALIVLGYDELVETISDGGFELDIEFAPPRLRELSKMDGAVVLSTDATRILRANVQLVPDYTVPTGETGTRHRAAERTAVQTGYPVVSVSQSMGIISVYVDGVRHVLDDSATILSRANQALDTLERYKSRLDEVTQQLSALEIEDFVTLRDAMTVVQRLEMVRRISAEITGDVVELGTNGRLLALQLAELAGGTDNDRELVVRDYLPGDDVQHAALGPVLDALDALTPQDLIDLTTLARAFGLPGSVDSLDMPMSPRGYRLLARVPRLPGPVIERLVDAFGSLQALLAATADELQTVDGVGEARARYVREGLSRLAESSIVERYG; this is encoded by the coding sequence ATGTCGGCGCTGCGCACGACCTTGGCCCGCCTCGCGCCGGGCACGGGGCTGCGGGAGGGCCTCGAGCGCATCCTGCGCGGCCGCACCGGGGCGCTCATCGTGCTGGGCTACGACGAGCTGGTGGAGACCATCAGCGACGGCGGGTTCGAGCTGGACATCGAGTTCGCCCCGCCCCGCCTGCGGGAGCTGTCCAAGATGGACGGCGCCGTGGTGCTCTCCACCGACGCCACCCGCATCCTGCGCGCCAACGTGCAGCTGGTGCCCGACTACACCGTGCCCACCGGCGAGACCGGTACCCGGCACCGGGCCGCGGAGCGCACCGCGGTGCAGACCGGTTACCCCGTGGTCTCGGTCAGCCAGTCCATGGGCATCATCAGCGTCTACGTCGACGGCGTTCGCCACGTGCTGGACGACTCGGCCACCATCCTGTCCCGCGCGAACCAGGCGCTGGACACCCTGGAGCGGTACAAGTCACGCCTGGACGAGGTCACCCAGCAGCTGTCCGCGCTGGAGATCGAGGACTTCGTCACCCTGCGCGACGCCATGACGGTGGTGCAGCGCCTGGAGATGGTGCGGCGCATCTCCGCCGAGATCACCGGCGACGTGGTGGAGCTGGGCACCAACGGGCGGCTGCTGGCCCTGCAGCTGGCCGAGCTGGCCGGCGGCACGGACAACGACCGCGAGCTGGTGGTGCGCGACTACCTGCCCGGCGACGACGTGCAGCACGCCGCCCTGGGGCCGGTGCTCGACGCGCTCGACGCGCTGACCCCGCAGGACCTCATCGACCTCACCACCCTGGCCCGGGCGTTCGGGCTGCCCGGCTCGGTGGACAGCCTGGACATGCCGATGTCGCCGCGCGGCTACCGGCTGCTGGCCCGAGTCCCCCGGCTGCCCGGCCCCGTCATCGAGCGGCTGGTGGATGCCTTCGGCTCGTTGCAGGCGCTGCTGGCCGCCACCGCCGACGAGCTGCAGACGGTGGACGGGGTGGGCGAGGCGCGGGCCCGCTACGTCCGGGAGGGGCTGTCCCGCCTGGCGGAGTCCAGCATCGTGGAGCGCTACGGGTAG
- the radA gene encoding DNA repair protein RadA encodes MAKPRSTFRCAQCAHTLSKWVGRCPECGEWGSIAEAPALTSVGGRSSATALVPATPAVPMTEVDLQTATVRPTGVAELDRVLGGGMVPGAVVLLAGEPGVGKSTLLLEVVRQWAPGSKALYVTGEESAAQVRLRAERTDAVHPEVYLAAETDLATVLSHVDQVQPELLIVDSVQTMYAADVDGVPGGVTQVRAITAALTSLAKARGLPIILVGHVTKDGAVAGPRSLEHLVDVVLHFEGDKHSTLRMVRGVKNRFGAADEVGCFELRADGIHGVSDPSGLFLHHQGAAVPGTAVTVAVEGKRPLLCEVQALVAPSSQATPRRAVSGLDSSRVAMILAVLERRGGVKVSDAEVYTATVGGMRVTEPAADLALALAVASAASDRALPSNLVVIGELGLAGEVRRVAGTDRRVTEARRLGFTHALVPPDSGPMPPGVRTTVVADIPSALRVLFG; translated from the coding sequence GTGGCCAAACCCCGGAGCACCTTTCGCTGCGCCCAGTGCGCGCACACCCTGAGCAAGTGGGTCGGCCGCTGCCCCGAGTGTGGCGAGTGGGGCTCGATCGCCGAGGCCCCGGCGCTGACCTCGGTCGGCGGTCGCAGCTCCGCCACCGCACTGGTCCCGGCCACTCCCGCCGTCCCGATGACCGAGGTCGACCTGCAGACCGCGACGGTGCGGCCCACCGGGGTGGCCGAGCTGGACCGGGTGCTCGGGGGCGGCATGGTCCCGGGCGCGGTGGTGCTGCTGGCCGGTGAGCCCGGCGTGGGCAAGTCCACCCTGCTGCTGGAGGTGGTGCGCCAGTGGGCGCCGGGCAGCAAGGCCCTCTACGTCACCGGCGAGGAGTCGGCCGCGCAGGTGCGGCTGCGGGCCGAGCGGACTGACGCCGTGCACCCCGAGGTGTACCTGGCGGCGGAGACCGACCTGGCCACCGTGCTCAGCCACGTGGACCAGGTGCAGCCCGAGCTGCTCATCGTCGACTCGGTGCAGACCATGTACGCCGCCGACGTGGACGGCGTGCCCGGTGGCGTCACCCAGGTGCGCGCCATCACCGCCGCGCTCACCTCGCTGGCCAAGGCCCGCGGGCTGCCGATCATCCTGGTCGGTCACGTCACCAAGGACGGTGCGGTGGCCGGGCCCCGCTCGCTGGAGCACCTGGTGGACGTGGTCCTGCACTTCGAGGGCGACAAGCACTCCACCCTGCGGATGGTGCGGGGGGTGAAGAACCGCTTCGGTGCTGCCGACGAGGTGGGCTGCTTCGAGCTGCGGGCCGACGGCATCCACGGCGTCAGCGACCCCTCCGGGCTCTTCCTGCACCACCAGGGGGCCGCCGTGCCCGGAACGGCCGTCACCGTGGCCGTGGAGGGCAAGCGGCCCCTGCTGTGCGAGGTGCAGGCCCTGGTGGCCCCGTCCAGCCAGGCCACCCCGCGACGCGCGGTGAGCGGGCTGGACTCCTCCCGCGTGGCGATGATCCTGGCCGTGCTCGAGCGCCGTGGCGGGGTGAAGGTCTCCGACGCCGAGGTCTACACCGCCACGGTCGGCGGCATGCGGGTCACCGAGCCGGCCGCTGACCTGGCCCTGGCGCTGGCCGTCGCCTCGGCCGCGAGCGACCGGGCCCTGCCCAGCAACCTGGTGGTCATCGGTGAGCTGGGCCTGGCCGGCGAGGTCAGGAGGGTCGCCGGAACCGATCGCCGGGTGACCGAGGCGCGCCGGCTGGGATTCACCCACGCCCTCGTGCCGCCCGACTCCGGGCCCATGCCGCCGGGGGTGCGGACCACCGTTGTGGCCGACATCCCGAGCGCGCTACGAGTGCTCTTCGGCTGA
- a CDS encoding copper chaperone PCu(A)C translates to MRSSVKAAIGAALAVGSVTLLAGCGAGQVNTIGSQVAAVNGATARVGELTVLDATIAAPVGEQYYYRSGESAPLLFTVANPSVQGDKLVSVSSAAAQEVTLSGATDIGAGTNLVATAPNSSQPSAAAVAPGRSTDKEGQLTATLEGLKQDVGPGPTVDVTFTFERAGQITLPVPMGAPATTERPTPKASTGEHSDSKGGH, encoded by the coding sequence ATGAGAAGTTCCGTGAAGGCCGCCATCGGCGCCGCGCTGGCCGTGGGTTCGGTCACCCTGCTTGCCGGCTGTGGCGCCGGGCAGGTCAACACCATCGGCAGCCAGGTTGCCGCCGTCAACGGCGCCACCGCCCGCGTCGGCGAGCTGACGGTGCTCGACGCCACCATCGCCGCCCCGGTCGGCGAGCAGTACTACTACCGGTCCGGCGAGAGCGCCCCGCTGCTCTTCACCGTCGCGAACCCCAGCGTGCAGGGCGACAAGCTGGTCTCGGTCAGCAGCGCTGCCGCCCAGGAGGTGACGCTCTCCGGCGCCACCGACATCGGCGCGGGCACCAACCTGGTCGCCACCGCGCCGAACAGCTCCCAGCCCAGCGCCGCCGCAGTGGCCCCGGGCCGCTCGACGGACAAGGAGGGCCAGCTCACGGCCACCCTCGAGGGCCTCAAGCAGGACGTCGGCCCCGGCCCGACGGTGGACGTCACCTTCACCTTCGAGCGCGCCGGCCAGATCACGCTGCCCGTGCCGATGGGCGCACCGGCCACCACCGAGCGCCCCACCCCCAAGGCATCGACCGGCGAGCACTCCGACAGCAAGGGCGGTCACTGA
- a CDS encoding CarD family transcriptional regulator, with amino-acid sequence MIFKVGETVVYPHHGAALIEAIETRTIKGEEKEYLVLKVAQGDLTVRVPSGNAEYVGVRDVVGQEGLDKVFEVLRAPHTEEPTNWSRRYKANLEKLASGDVNKVAEVVRDLWRREEDRGLSAGEKRMLAKARQILVGELALAEGTDEEKATSILNEILVEAS; translated from the coding sequence ATGATTTTCAAGGTCGGCGAGACTGTCGTTTACCCCCACCACGGTGCTGCGCTCATCGAGGCAATCGAGACGCGCACCATCAAGGGTGAGGAAAAAGAATACCTAGTTCTCAAGGTTGCACAGGGCGACTTGACCGTTCGCGTGCCGTCCGGCAACGCCGAGTACGTGGGCGTCCGTGACGTGGTGGGCCAGGAGGGCCTGGACAAGGTGTTCGAGGTGCTCCGCGCCCCGCACACCGAGGAGCCGACCAACTGGTCCCGGCGGTACAAGGCCAACCTCGAGAAGCTGGCCTCTGGTGACGTGAACAAGGTGGCCGAGGTCGTGCGCGACCTCTGGCGGCGCGAGGAGGACCGCGGGCTGTCGGCCGGCGAGAAGCGCATGCTGGCCAAGGCTCGGCAGATCCTGGTGGGCGAGCTCGCGCTCGCCGAGGGCACTGACGAGGAGAAGGCGACCAGCATCCTCAACGAGATTCTTGTCGAGGCCTCCTAG